One window of the Pseudomonas sihuiensis genome contains the following:
- the yacG gene encoding DNA gyrase inhibitor YacG — protein sequence MTITVQCPTCSAPVEWKAENTYRPFCCERCKLIDLGAWAAEEHAIPGNDLEDELFSGDLPTRPH from the coding sequence ATGACCATTACCGTTCAATGCCCAACCTGTAGCGCACCCGTCGAGTGGAAAGCCGAAAACACCTACCGCCCCTTCTGCTGCGAACGCTGCAAGCTGATCGATCTGGGTGCCTGGGCCGCTGAAGAGCATGCGATTCCCGGCAATGACCTGGAAGACGAGCTGTTCAGCGGCGACCTGCCGACACGCCCGCATTGA
- the pilB gene encoding type IV-A pilus assembly ATPase PilB, with product MSDSPALTGLAKHLVLQKLLDERTAQQALQQAQRNQLPLVTYLVQNKLVKARDLAELLCEQFGIAMLDLSSIDKDSQPRDLLSEKLARQHRVLPLWRRGNKLFVALSDPTNHQAVTDVQFSTGLTTEAILVEDDKLGDAIDKFFDSANSSMDELADVDLDGLDVEAVDDEKSVGEGGADADDAPVVRFVNKMLLDAIKGGSSDLHFEPYEKAYRVRFRTDGILHEVARPPIQLAPRISARLKVMAALDISERRKPQDGRIKMKISKTKAIDFRVNTLPTLWGEKIVMRILDPTSAQMGIDALGYEEEQKELYMNALKQPQGMILVTGPTGSGKTVSLYTGLNILNTPDVNISTAEDPVEINLEGINQVNVNPKQGMDFTQALRAFLRQDPDIIMVGEIRDLDTASIAVKAAQTGHMVMSTLHTNSAAETLTRLRNMGVPSFNIATSVNLIIAQRLARKLCNSCKKEVDVPRETLLAEGFPENKIGTFKIYGPVGCDNCKGGYKGRVGIYEVVKNTPNLQRIIMEEGNSIDIATQMRKDGFNDLRTSALLKAMQGVTSLEEVNRVTKD from the coding sequence ATGTCAGACTCCCCCGCCCTGACCGGACTGGCCAAACACTTGGTTCTGCAAAAACTGCTCGATGAAAGAACCGCTCAGCAGGCACTGCAACAAGCGCAGCGCAACCAACTACCCCTGGTCACTTATCTGGTTCAGAACAAGCTGGTCAAAGCGCGAGACTTGGCCGAATTGCTCTGTGAACAGTTCGGCATCGCCATGCTTGACCTGAGCAGTATCGACAAGGACAGCCAGCCCCGCGACCTGCTCAGCGAGAAACTAGCCCGCCAGCATCGCGTACTGCCGCTATGGCGTCGAGGTAACAAGCTGTTCGTTGCGCTTTCTGACCCGACCAATCACCAGGCCGTCACCGATGTGCAGTTCAGCACCGGCCTGACCACAGAAGCCATTTTGGTCGAGGACGACAAACTCGGCGATGCCATCGACAAGTTCTTCGACTCTGCCAACAGCAGCATGGACGAGCTGGCAGACGTTGATCTGGATGGACTGGATGTCGAGGCGGTTGATGATGAGAAGTCGGTCGGCGAAGGTGGCGCCGATGCTGACGATGCGCCGGTAGTACGTTTCGTCAACAAGATGCTGCTTGATGCAATAAAAGGTGGTTCTTCCGACCTGCACTTCGAGCCCTACGAAAAAGCCTACCGAGTCCGCTTCCGTACCGACGGCATCCTACATGAGGTCGCGCGCCCGCCCATCCAGCTGGCACCGAGAATTTCCGCCCGCCTGAAGGTCATGGCCGCCTTGGATATTTCCGAGCGGCGCAAGCCGCAGGATGGCCGGATCAAGATGAAAATCTCCAAGACCAAGGCCATCGATTTCCGCGTCAACACGCTCCCAACGCTCTGGGGCGAGAAGATCGTGATGCGAATTCTCGACCCCACCAGCGCGCAGATGGGGATCGACGCACTGGGTTACGAGGAGGAACAGAAAGAGCTGTATATGAACGCCCTGAAGCAACCACAGGGCATGATTCTGGTCACCGGCCCCACCGGCTCGGGCAAAACCGTATCGCTCTATACCGGCCTGAACATCCTCAATACGCCTGATGTGAATATCTCCACCGCCGAAGACCCGGTGGAAATCAACCTGGAGGGCATCAACCAGGTCAACGTCAACCCCAAGCAGGGCATGGATTTTACCCAGGCGCTGCGCGCCTTTCTGCGTCAGGACCCGGATATCATCATGGTCGGTGAGATTCGCGATCTGGACACGGCCTCCATTGCCGTCAAGGCCGCACAGACCGGGCATATGGTAATGTCCACACTGCACACCAACAGCGCCGCGGAAACCCTGACCCGCTTGCGCAATATGGGCGTGCCATCCTTCAACATCGCCACCTCGGTCAACCTGATCATCGCCCAGCGTCTGGCACGCAAGCTGTGCAATAGCTGCAAGAAGGAAGTGGACGTACCGCGTGAAACGCTGCTGGCCGAGGGCTTCCCCGAAAACAAGATCGGCACCTTCAAGATCTATGGCCCGGTAGGTTGTGATAACTGCAAAGGCGGTTACAAGGGGCGTGTCGGTATTTATGAAGTGGTTAAAAACACGCCCAACCTGCAGCGGATTATCATGGAGGAAGGCAACTCCATCGATATTGCCACGCAGATGCGTAAAGACGGCTTTAATGACCTACGCACCTCCGCTTTGCTCAAGGCCATGCAAGGGGTCACCAGCCTTGAGGAAGTCAACCGCGTAACCAAGGATTAA
- a CDS encoding DUF3094 family protein: protein MTSRLSPEDQQKVDQYLSAPQHQVERQPFRVWRLLALVMVVTIGLGLLSRLLSRLVL from the coding sequence ATGACCAGTCGCCTGAGCCCCGAAGACCAACAGAAAGTCGACCAATACCTGAGCGCACCGCAGCATCAGGTCGAACGTCAACCGTTTCGTGTTTGGCGTCTGCTGGCGCTGGTCATGGTCGTGACCATTGGCCTGGGCCTGCTGAGCCGCTTGCTGAGTCGACTGGTGCTATGA
- a CDS encoding REP-associated tyrosine transposase codes for MPNYRRAFAPGASWFFTVNLLQRRRNDLLLRHVELLRDAVRRVHRDYPFTIDAWVVLPEHMHCVWTLPPGDADYPLRWRLIKTFFCRGLPSDEYRSLTRLRRGERGIWQRRYWEHQLRDDEDFRRHIDYVYINPCKHGLVGRVADWPHSSFHRDVVMGLYPVDWAGDIGLEVPGDG; via the coding sequence ATGCCGAACTATCGCCGTGCTTTCGCGCCGGGGGCGAGCTGGTTCTTTACCGTGAATCTGCTGCAACGCCGCCGCAATGATCTGTTGCTGCGGCATGTCGAGCTGTTGCGTGATGCGGTGCGGCGCGTGCATCGCGATTATCCGTTCACTATCGATGCGTGGGTGGTGCTGCCCGAACACATGCATTGCGTATGGACGTTGCCGCCTGGTGATGCGGATTACCCGTTGCGCTGGCGGCTGATCAAGACGTTTTTCTGCCGAGGGTTGCCCTCCGATGAATACCGCTCGCTGACGCGTTTGCGTCGCGGCGAACGGGGAATCTGGCAGCGGCGCTACTGGGAGCATCAACTGCGTGATGACGAGGACTTTCGCCGGCATATAGATTATGTCTACATCAACCCTTGCAAACACGGGCTGGTGGGGCGGGTGGCGGACTGGCCCCATTCGAGCTTTCACCGTGATGTGGTGATGGGGCTTTACCCGGTTGATTGGGCGGGTGATATCGGGCTTGAGGTGCCGGGGGATGGGTAG
- a CDS encoding pilin: protein MKAQLQKGFTLIELMIVVAIIGILAAVALPAYQDYTVRARVTEGLSLASAAKAHVADVLASGNPQGDAAGYAMGYNAPSATRNVTSVAITPATGVITVTMTANAGNGTLTLTPNSPIGTLLPVGTAAFQPPANAVAWRCRAAGAGANSFAGGAAGTLPARFAPAECK from the coding sequence ATGAAAGCTCAACTGCAAAAGGGTTTTACCCTGATTGAATTGATGATCGTCGTGGCGATCATTGGTATTTTGGCCGCTGTCGCGCTGCCGGCGTACCAAGATTACACTGTGCGTGCGCGTGTTACCGAGGGGTTGAGTCTGGCTTCTGCAGCTAAGGCTCATGTAGCTGACGTACTGGCTTCTGGGAATCCGCAGGGCGATGCCGCCGGCTATGCGATGGGTTACAACGCTCCTAGCGCAACCCGTAATGTGACCTCTGTTGCCATTACTCCTGCTACCGGTGTAATCACTGTGACTATGACAGCAAATGCTGGTAACGGTACTTTGACTTTGACTCCTAACTCACCGATTGGTACCCTTTTGCCCGTAGGTACGGCGGCCTTCCAGCCGCCTGCAAATGCCGTTGCTTGGCGCTGCAGGGCTGCTGGTGCTGGCGCTAATAGTTTTGCTGGTGGTGCTGCAGGCACCTTGCCGGCACGTTTTGCGCCTGCAGAATGTAAGTAA
- the mntA gene encoding type VII toxin-antitoxin system MntA family adenylyltransferase antitoxin, with product MNKVVLVELLRSRLDGLLAIYAFGSRVQGTAGEGSDLDLAVLVQGYADPLTLWQLAGEAADVAGCPVDLLDLRRASTVMQQQVLTKGERWWAVPGDEAGLFECAVLSEKLELDRARAPLLRDIERDGRVYGR from the coding sequence ATGAATAAGGTCGTGCTGGTCGAGTTACTGCGCTCGCGACTGGATGGTTTGCTGGCTATCTATGCCTTTGGCAGTCGTGTCCAGGGTACGGCAGGAGAAGGCAGTGATCTCGATCTGGCGGTGCTGGTGCAAGGCTATGCTGACCCGCTGACGCTTTGGCAGCTTGCCGGTGAAGCTGCCGATGTTGCAGGTTGTCCGGTCGATTTGCTGGATTTGCGCAGGGCCTCTACCGTGATGCAGCAGCAGGTGCTGACTAAAGGTGAGCGCTGGTGGGCTGTGCCAGGAGATGAGGCTGGTTTGTTCGAGTGCGCTGTGTTGAGCGAGAAGCTTGAGCTGGATCGGGCCAGGGCGCCTCTGTTGCGGGATATCGAGCGAGATGGGCGGGTGTATGGTCGATGA
- a CDS encoding type II toxin-antitoxin system HicB family antitoxin: protein MNAHAMTYKGYAARIEYSDEDGLFVGHIAGIRDVVGFHFHGESVQELRTAFEEAVNDYLDTCAQLDRPPQKTYSGKLSLRLGPELHATVAVKAELEHKSINQWVADVLSREAHA from the coding sequence ATGAATGCGCATGCAATGACTTACAAGGGCTATGCAGCCCGCATCGAGTACAGCGACGAAGACGGCCTTTTCGTTGGTCACATCGCCGGCATTCGCGACGTGGTGGGTTTTCATTTTCATGGTGAGTCCGTTCAGGAACTTCGCACGGCATTCGAAGAAGCAGTGAACGACTACCTCGACACCTGCGCTCAGCTGGATCGCCCGCCGCAAAAAACCTACTCCGGCAAGCTCAGCCTACGCCTGGGGCCAGAGCTGCACGCCACGGTCGCGGTAAAAGCGGAACTGGAGCACAAGAGCATCAACCAGTGGGTTGCCGACGTGCTGAGCCGCGAGGCACATGCGTAG
- a CDS encoding energy-coupling factor ABC transporter permease: MIASNLLAFSTLLGGWLVYGLALLWAITRTPWVELFSDLRRQHLLFGTMLALFLLWLVRRDFDSGLSYHFIGMTAVTLLLDWPLAVLAGLAAQLGLLAIGRMDLASLGINGVLLVLIPVLVTELCAIRVERAQPRNLFVYIFFCGFFPAALATLMTLLGGLALLWMDGLFPMPPWLDDFAGYLWLVAFPEAFINGTIVTALVVFYPDWLETFNRSRYLQAPWKEGDHGE, translated from the coding sequence ATGATCGCTTCCAACCTGCTGGCGTTCTCTACCTTGCTGGGCGGCTGGCTGGTCTACGGGCTGGCGCTGCTCTGGGCGATAACACGGACGCCCTGGGTCGAACTGTTCAGTGACCTGCGCCGCCAGCATCTGCTGTTCGGCACCATGCTCGCGCTGTTTCTACTCTGGCTGGTGCGCCGCGATTTCGACTCCGGGCTTTCCTATCACTTCATCGGTATGACCGCCGTAACCCTGTTGCTTGATTGGCCACTTGCCGTCCTGGCTGGCCTGGCGGCGCAGCTTGGTCTGCTGGCTATCGGTCGCATGGACCTGGCCTCGCTCGGTATCAACGGCGTGCTGCTGGTGCTGATTCCAGTGCTGGTCACCGAGCTGTGCGCAATCCGTGTCGAGCGCGCGCAGCCACGTAACCTGTTCGTCTACATCTTCTTCTGCGGTTTCTTTCCAGCGGCGTTGGCGACGTTGATGACGCTGCTCGGCGGCCTTGCCTTGTTGTGGATGGACGGGCTGTTCCCCATGCCGCCCTGGCTGGACGACTTTGCCGGCTACCTGTGGCTGGTGGCGTTCCCCGAAGCCTTTATCAACGGCACCATCGTCACCGCGTTGGTGGTGTTCTACCCGGACTGGCTGGAAACCTTCAACCGCAGCCGCTATCTGCAGGCGCCCTGGAAGGAGGGTGATCACGGCGAGTGA
- a CDS encoding NAD(P)/FAD-dependent oxidoreductase — protein MSHRIVIVGGGAGGLELATRLGRKLGKSGAARIILVDANLTHIWKPLLHEVAAGSLNSSEDELNYVAQAKWNHFEFQLGRMSGLDRASKSITLAPTLDDDGQVLMPERRITYDSLVIAVGSTTNDFGTPGAAEHCIFLDTRAQAERFHRRMLSHYLRAHASENEYGSKIDIAIVGAGATGVELAAELHHAAKQLVAYGLDRIRPEDMRITLIEAGPRVLPALPERIARPVHQTLEKLGVTVLTGAAVSEVTADGLKTADGNFIPASLKVWAAGIRAPGFLKDLDGLESNRINQLQVRPTLQTTLDDDVFAFGDCAACPQPGTEGRNVPPRAQAAHQQASLLAKSLRLKISAQPLPEYRYRDYGSLISLSSFSAVGNLMGNLTGSVMLEGWLARVFYVSLYRMHQMALYGVPRTLLLMLSDRIGRSTEPRLKLH, from the coding sequence ATGTCCCATCGCATCGTGATTGTCGGCGGCGGCGCCGGCGGTTTGGAGCTGGCCACCCGTCTGGGTAGAAAACTGGGCAAGAGTGGCGCGGCCCGAATCATTCTGGTCGACGCCAACCTCACCCATATCTGGAAGCCCCTGCTGCACGAAGTGGCCGCCGGCTCGTTGAACTCCTCGGAAGACGAACTGAACTACGTGGCCCAGGCCAAGTGGAACCATTTCGAGTTCCAGCTCGGGCGCATGTCCGGCCTCGACCGTGCCAGCAAGAGCATCACCCTGGCACCGACGCTGGATGACGATGGCCAGGTACTGATGCCTGAACGCCGCATCACCTACGACAGCCTGGTCATTGCCGTTGGCAGCACCACCAATGACTTCGGCACGCCTGGTGCCGCCGAGCACTGCATTTTCCTCGACACCCGCGCGCAGGCCGAGCGCTTCCACCGGCGCATGCTCAGCCACTACCTGCGTGCACATGCCAGCGAGAACGAATACGGTTCGAAGATCGATATCGCCATCGTCGGCGCCGGTGCCACCGGGGTCGAGCTGGCAGCAGAACTGCACCACGCGGCCAAGCAGTTGGTCGCCTATGGCCTAGACCGCATTCGCCCCGAAGACATGCGCATCACCCTGATCGAGGCCGGGCCACGTGTGCTGCCTGCTCTGCCCGAGCGCATCGCACGGCCGGTGCATCAGACCCTGGAGAAGCTCGGCGTCACCGTGCTGACCGGTGCGGCTGTCAGCGAAGTGACTGCCGACGGCCTGAAAACCGCCGACGGCAACTTCATCCCGGCCAGCCTGAAAGTCTGGGCTGCCGGCATTCGCGCCCCCGGTTTTCTCAAGGATCTCGACGGCCTGGAGAGCAACCGCATCAACCAGCTGCAGGTTCGTCCGACCCTGCAAACGACGCTCGATGACGACGTATTCGCCTTCGGCGACTGCGCAGCCTGCCCGCAGCCGGGCACTGAGGGCCGCAACGTGCCGCCACGCGCCCAGGCAGCGCATCAGCAGGCATCGCTGCTGGCCAAGTCGCTACGCTTGAAGATCAGCGCCCAGCCGCTGCCGGAATATCGCTATCGCGATTACGGCTCGCTGATCTCGCTGTCGAGCTTCTCCGCGGTCGGTAACCTGATGGGCAACCTGACCGGCAGCGTCATGCTCGAAGGCTGGCTGGCACGGGTGTTCTACGTGTCGCTGTATCGCATGCACCAGATGGCCCTGTATGGCGTGCCACGCACCCTGCTGCTGATGCTCAGCGATCGCATCGGGCGCAGCACCGAGCCGCGCCTGAAGCTGCATTGA
- a CDS encoding type II secretion system F family protein encodes MAEKALKTSVFTWEGKNKSGAVVKGELSGQNPSLVKAQLRKQGINPTKVRKKGVSLFSAGKKIKPMDIALFTRQMATMMKAGVPLLQSFDIISEGFDNPNMRKLVDEVKQEVAAGNSFAASLRKKPQYFDELYCNLVESGEQAGALENLLDRIATYKEKTEALKAKIKKAMNYPIAVVVVAIIVSAILLIKVVPQFEEVFANFGAELPAFTLMVIGISQFLQEWWFIFLIAIIAAAFAFKEAMKRSQKLRDSVDRGVLKLPIVGDILYKSAVARFARTLSTTFAAGVPLVDALDSVSGATGNVVFKNATNKIKADVSTGMQLNFSMRTTGTFPSMAVQMTAIGEESGSLDEMLDKVASFYEAEVDNMVDGLTSLMEPIIMSVLGVLIGGLIIAMYLPIFQLGAVV; translated from the coding sequence ATGGCGGAAAAAGCTCTAAAAACCAGTGTGTTCACCTGGGAAGGCAAGAACAAAAGCGGTGCCGTCGTCAAGGGGGAGCTCAGCGGGCAGAACCCGTCCTTGGTCAAGGCGCAACTGCGCAAACAGGGGATCAATCCGACCAAAGTACGCAAAAAGGGGGTGTCGCTCTTCAGCGCAGGCAAGAAGATCAAACCCATGGATATCGCCCTGTTTACCCGGCAGATGGCGACCATGATGAAAGCTGGCGTGCCACTGCTGCAGTCCTTCGACATCATCTCAGAGGGCTTCGACAACCCCAACATGCGCAAGCTGGTCGACGAGGTGAAGCAGGAGGTGGCTGCTGGTAACAGTTTTGCCGCCTCGCTGCGCAAGAAACCACAGTACTTCGATGAACTGTATTGCAACCTGGTTGAGTCTGGCGAACAGGCCGGCGCGCTGGAGAATCTGCTGGACCGAATCGCCACCTACAAAGAAAAGACCGAAGCGCTGAAGGCCAAGATCAAGAAGGCGATGAACTATCCAATCGCTGTTGTGGTGGTCGCCATCATCGTCTCAGCCATTTTGCTCATTAAAGTTGTACCGCAATTCGAGGAAGTTTTCGCCAACTTCGGCGCTGAACTACCTGCCTTTACGCTGATGGTCATAGGCATATCGCAATTTCTTCAGGAGTGGTGGTTCATTTTTCTGATTGCAATCATCGCCGCTGCCTTTGCATTCAAAGAAGCGATGAAGCGCTCGCAGAAACTGCGCGACTCGGTTGACCGTGGCGTACTGAAACTGCCAATCGTCGGCGACATTCTTTACAAATCTGCGGTAGCCCGCTTCGCACGCACACTATCAACGACTTTTGCCGCTGGCGTGCCACTGGTCGATGCGCTGGATTCGGTCTCCGGCGCCACCGGTAATGTGGTGTTCAAGAATGCGACCAACAAGATCAAAGCAGATGTATCTACCGGCATGCAGCTTAACTTCTCAATGCGCACCACCGGCACCTTCCCCTCCATGGCCGTGCAGATGACCGCTATTGGCGAAGAGTCTGGCTCGCTGGATGAGATGCTCGATAAGGTAGCGAGCTTCTATGAAGCAGAAGTGGACAACATGGTTGACGGCCTGACCAGCCTGATGGAACCCATCATCATGTCCGTACTGGGCGTACTGATCGGCGGTCTGATCATCGCCATGTACCTGCCTATCTTCCAGTTGGGTGCCGTCGTTTAA
- the coaE gene encoding dephospho-CoA kinase (Dephospho-CoA kinase (CoaE) performs the final step in coenzyme A biosynthesis.): MMKPWILGLTGGIGSGKSAVAQGFIERGVHVVDADHAARWVVEPGRPALAKIVEHFGAGVLQANGELDRAALRKLIFAAPEQRRWLESLLHPLIGQEIVQVLARAESPYAILVSPLLVESGQRQMTQRILVVDTPAELQVQRTIARDQSSEEQVRAIMQAQASREERLRHAHDVLVNDRDMAWLDAEVERLHNFYLTLRGGQP; this comes from the coding sequence GTGATGAAACCCTGGATACTCGGCCTGACTGGTGGCATTGGCAGCGGCAAGAGCGCGGTGGCGCAAGGCTTTATCGAACGCGGCGTGCACGTGGTGGACGCCGATCATGCGGCGCGTTGGGTGGTCGAACCGGGGCGTCCGGCGCTGGCAAAGATTGTTGAGCACTTTGGTGCAGGCGTACTGCAAGCCAATGGCGAGCTGGACCGCGCCGCGCTGCGCAAACTGATATTTGCCGCCCCCGAGCAGCGCCGCTGGCTGGAAAGCCTGCTGCACCCGCTGATCGGCCAGGAGATCGTGCAGGTGTTGGCGCGCGCAGAATCGCCCTATGCCATTCTGGTGTCGCCACTACTGGTCGAGTCCGGCCAGCGGCAGATGACCCAACGCATATTGGTCGTCGACACGCCTGCCGAGTTGCAGGTGCAACGCACCATCGCGCGCGACCAGAGTTCGGAAGAACAGGTTCGCGCCATCATGCAGGCCCAGGCCAGCCGCGAAGAGCGCCTGCGCCATGCTCACGACGTGCTGGTCAATGATCGTGATATGGCCTGGCTGGACGCGGAGGTCGAGCGCCTGCACAACTTCTATCTGACCCTGCGTGGAGGCCAGCCATGA
- a CDS encoding DUF1780 domain-containing protein yields MDDSDYLRLLTHQAEQANAFLSNAKKWERERWVCQRLLQALNVRHHSDDFTPSGQEPPDVLFRDANFEVFFVLDEGRRLNDEWRAELERRRSAFSLSQLVRREARPKRIPASEMQARLAPTLRKKAHNYRERGIDLGELDLVAFVSLKRAVLDCNSHFPPPTEYLRQGWRSLSLVGPRFARVLFAHPDAPDFLRQNLGRSLLFDIGIGL; encoded by the coding sequence ATGGACGATTCCGATTATCTGCGCTTACTTACGCACCAGGCCGAACAAGCCAATGCCTTCCTCTCCAACGCCAAGAAATGGGAGCGTGAGCGTTGGGTCTGTCAACGCCTGCTGCAAGCGCTGAACGTGCGCCATCACAGCGATGACTTCACGCCCAGCGGCCAGGAGCCGCCGGACGTGCTGTTTCGCGATGCCAATTTCGAAGTGTTTTTCGTGCTCGATGAAGGCCGGCGCCTCAATGACGAGTGGCGCGCCGAACTGGAGCGGCGCCGCAGCGCCTTTTCCCTGAGCCAACTGGTGCGTCGCGAAGCGCGCCCCAAACGCATTCCCGCCAGCGAAATGCAGGCGCGCCTGGCACCAACCCTGCGCAAGAAGGCGCATAACTATCGCGAGCGTGGCATCGACCTCGGCGAACTCGACCTGGTCGCCTTCGTCAGCCTCAAGCGCGCCGTGCTCGACTGCAACAGCCACTTCCCGCCCCCTACCGAATACCTGCGCCAAGGCTGGCGCTCGCTGTCCTTGGTTGGTCCGCGCTTTGCCCGTGTGCTGTTCGCTCACCCGGACGCACCAGATTTTCTGCGGCAGAACCTCGGCCGCAGCCTGCTGTTCGACATCGGTATCGGCCTGTGA
- a CDS encoding type II toxin-antitoxin system HicA family toxin: MIRLRQSILKAVFAKPVPSTLEWSRIESLFVAAGARAIEGNGSRVRFELNGVVGTFHRPHHDKEAKPYQVRDARAFLEQAGVTP, from the coding sequence CTGATTAGACTTCGCCAATCTATCCTGAAAGCAGTCTTCGCCAAGCCGGTACCGAGCACACTTGAGTGGTCCCGCATTGAATCGCTATTTGTAGCGGCCGGCGCCAGAGCTATCGAGGGCAATGGCTCACGCGTACGCTTCGAACTGAATGGCGTGGTTGGCACCTTTCACCGCCCCCATCACGACAAGGAAGCCAAGCCGTATCAGGTTCGCGATGCACGGGCCTTCCTTGAACAAGCAGGAGTTACCCCATGA
- a CDS encoding prepilin peptidase has product MLVIDFLASHALAFVLCALLLGLLIGSFLNVVIYRLPLMLQRDWQSQAREVLELPSAPTAQTFNLILPNSCCPQCGHEIRPWENIPVISYLFLRGKCSNCKIPISKRYPIVELACGLLSAYVAWHFGFTWQAGAMLVLAWGLLAMSLIDADHQILPDVLVLPLLWLGLIVNYFGLFTSLEDALWGAIAGYLSLWSVYWLFKLITGKEGMGYGDFKLLAMLGAWGGWQILPLTILLSSLVGAVLGVILLRMRGSDSGTPIPFGPYLAIAGWIALLWGDVITGSYLKFAGF; this is encoded by the coding sequence ATGCTCGTGATCGACTTTCTGGCCAGCCATGCGCTGGCCTTTGTTTTGTGTGCTCTGCTACTGGGCCTGCTGATTGGCAGCTTCCTCAATGTAGTGATCTATCGCCTACCGTTGATGCTGCAACGTGATTGGCAGAGTCAGGCGCGCGAGGTGCTGGAATTGCCGTCGGCACCAACCGCCCAGACCTTCAACCTGATCCTGCCCAATTCCTGCTGCCCGCAATGCGGCCATGAGATTCGCCCCTGGGAGAACATCCCGGTCATCAGCTATTTGTTCCTGCGCGGCAAGTGTTCGAACTGCAAAATCCCGATCAGCAAGCGTTACCCCATCGTTGAACTGGCCTGCGGGCTGCTTTCCGCTTATGTCGCCTGGCATTTCGGGTTTACCTGGCAGGCGGGCGCCATGCTGGTGCTGGCCTGGGGGCTGCTGGCGATGAGCCTGATCGATGCCGATCACCAGATTCTGCCGGATGTGCTGGTGCTGCCACTGCTATGGCTGGGCTTGATCGTCAATTACTTCGGGTTGTTCACCAGCCTGGAAGATGCACTGTGGGGGGCGATTGCCGGTTATCTGAGCCTGTGGTCGGTGTATTGGCTGTTCAAGCTGATCACCGGCAAGGAAGGCATGGGTTATGGCGACTTCAAGCTGCTGGCGATGCTCGGGGCCTGGGGTGGCTGGCAGATTCTGCCGCTGACCATTCTGCTGTCGTCACTGGTCGGCGCGGTGCTAGGTGTGATTCTGCTGCGCATGCGTGGCAGCGATTCCGGCACGCCGATTCCCTTCGGCCCTTATCTGGCGATTGCCGGGTGGATCGCTCTGCTGTGGGGCGATGTGATTACCGGCAGTTATCTGAAGTTCGCTGGGTTTTGA
- a CDS encoding MOSC domain-containing protein, which translates to MSPLQELLADVPQVGQVRWIGVRPKAREAMLEVEAVEARREAGLTGDHSRPGPRNARQVTLIQWEHLAVVAALLGRDAPMPPSELRRNIAVAGINLFSLKGRRFRIGQALLETTGWCQPCARLEERLGRGTFQAMRGHGGITARVIEGGIIRLEDAVSVETLETISDPQDNDARQGWRARLAGR; encoded by the coding sequence GTGAGCCCCTTGCAGGAATTGCTCGCCGACGTGCCGCAAGTCGGCCAGGTGCGCTGGATAGGGGTTCGCCCCAAGGCGCGCGAGGCGATGCTCGAAGTCGAGGCCGTGGAAGCACGGCGTGAAGCCGGTCTGACCGGCGATCACAGCCGCCCCGGACCACGCAATGCGCGGCAGGTCACGCTGATTCAGTGGGAACACCTGGCCGTCGTTGCCGCCTTGCTCGGCCGCGATGCGCCCATGCCGCCCAGCGAGCTGCGCCGCAATATCGCGGTTGCCGGCATCAATCTGTTCAGCCTCAAGGGCCGGCGCTTTCGCATCGGCCAGGCGCTGCTGGAAACCACCGGCTGGTGCCAACCCTGCGCCCGCCTGGAGGAACGTCTCGGTCGCGGCACCTTCCAGGCCATGCGCGGCCATGGCGGCATTACCGCTCGTGTGATCGAGGGCGGCATCATCCGCCTGGAGGACGCCGTGAGCGTGGAAACCCTCGAAACGATATCTGACCCGCAGGACAACGACGCTCGCCAAGGCTGGCGGGCACGCCTAGCAGGCCGTTGA